A genomic region of Deltaproteobacteria bacterium contains the following coding sequences:
- a CDS encoding fibronectin type III domain-containing protein encodes MGLIMRQILFSFIVILSTISISFAGWQGPSEVVNGSWGSGLEQFGYVDSDGIMDMTPSLTVVLIDDSLIIDDIAKKRRLVYGSNGLLNKEVPRVISSGKNPDYKKYNFNDVVGFSSSGNTWIEAGDYYLLSPTGEEIETHSERPLQLGHIKSSKNGVNIIEYDDGIYTYKLTGGSQGLIRDLKGFLYPITRANNDPHWQVYKFDRCGKQIGLLDLPSDDIVEEGGDTVPPPPTPTVIVNAEYGKPVLSPNGDVYSGKVTESSFSILKWTWLDEATDPKGGPDTPVDVQALPSTSGVYLTWNPSPQDPGCVTGYDIERATSATGVFSNVTTVPLDEKQTYSYNDTSATAGATWYYRISAKSGIGNSDPVEVNATRP; translated from the coding sequence ATGGGATTAATTATGCGGCAAATACTTTTTTCTTTCATTGTTATCTTAAGCACAATATCAATAAGTTTTGCGGGCTGGCAAGGCCCCAGTGAAGTTGTAAATGGATCATGGGGAAGTGGACTGGAGCAGTTTGGTTATGTAGACAGTGATGGTATCATGGATATGACACCATCTTTAACGGTAGTACTCATTGACGATAGTCTAATAATAGATGATATTGCAAAAAAAAGGAGACTGGTTTATGGCAGTAATGGTTTACTAAATAAAGAAGTGCCTAGAGTAATATCAAGTGGAAAAAATCCTGATTATAAAAAATATAACTTTAATGATGTCGTTGGTTTTTCATCATCAGGTAATACTTGGATCGAAGCAGGAGATTATTATTTATTATCACCAACAGGTGAAGAAATAGAAACTCATAGTGAAAGACCACTTCAGCTAGGACACATTAAATCTTCCAAAAATGGTGTCAACATTATTGAATATGATGACGGCATATATACTTATAAATTGACGGGTGGCTCTCAAGGATTAATTAGGGACTTGAAAGGTTTCTTATATCCTATAACAAGAGCTAATAACGATCCACATTGGCAGGTTTATAAGTTTGATCGATGTGGTAAGCAGATTGGCCTGCTTGATTTGCCGTCTGATGACATTGTGGAAGAAGGTGGTGATACTGTACCGCCACCGCCTACACCAACAGTAATTGTCAATGCAGAGTATGGAAAACCGGTATTATCTCCGAATGGAGATGTTTACTCGGGCAAGGTAACTGAATCATCATTTAGCATTCTCAAATGGACTTGGCTAGATGAAGCGACGGACCCCAAAGGTGGTCCCGATACACCTGTCGATGTTCAGGCTTTGCCTTCGACTTCGGGGGTGTACTTGACATGGAATCCTTCACCACAGGACCCCGGTTGTGTTACGGGGTATGATATCGAAAGGGCGACATCAGCGACGGGTGTGTTTAGTAATGTGACGACCGTGCCACTCGATGAGAAGCAGACTTATAGTTATAATGACACCAGCGCAACAGCTGGGGCAACATGGTATTATCGTATAAGTGCAAAGTCGGGCATTGGCAATTCTGATCCGGTGGAGGTGAATGCTACAAGGCCGTAA